Proteins encoded in a region of the Streptomyces sp. NBC_01298 genome:
- a CDS encoding SpoIIE family protein phosphatase, translated as MTARPDTGGPVTDATAQVLARAALDAVGAAGGYAGGIYLRSGTEGLMLMAAVTGLPGPLFRPWWRMQVNRPYPVAEAYRSGQSVHLPDAESAMRRFPQLMAGLPFPFGSLYEPVTRGRERYGVLFVLRPATPGVPVGPGDRKRLRAVATRLAGELAALTAGGAEVTWEGDPVCFPGPGPAGDAGRGGAGGAAGDAAGRAAGRRAGDATGSAAGSTAENPATGARAAVDRLDLAVLSVDRQGVIGFTNSRARSTATTLLGSDGAELSGRVLWEALPWLGHPAYEDHFRAAFLAPAPVHFQAAPRGAGPSPHWLSVGLHPSIDGVTVTIAHSEPPTYAPESLVRPGTGLGSSGQGSPADRASALYRPVALAIALTEAVTARQVSMVVTDELLPAFGGRQLAIYLLGEGHLHLAWETGFPQGFLDRFDGVALDVRLPGVETLTSGRPLFFESMQHLAAAYPGIELDSAVGARAFLPLIASGRPVGSCILGFDAPRGFSPEERTVLTALAGLIAQALERARRYDSEAALARGLQAALLPHRLPVRENVVTVGRYLPGTAGMDVGGDWYDVIETAGGRLALVIGDVQGHGVAAAATMGQLRSAVRAFALSGNEPEQVMRGTNELLIDLDPGQFASCCYVLLDPATGLALAVRAGHPQPLLRHPGGRTEVLDLPGGMVLGIDAEAVYPVTRLWIEPAAVLALYTDGLVEIPGADIDVGVERLRAALADAGPAPLTETADRLVAEAGHSTDRPDDIALLLASRTSAPEVPLAAATTADPDGAVPHEARGAGDGPRPEPRRTAP; from the coding sequence GTGACGGCCAGACCGGACACTGGCGGCCCCGTCACCGACGCCACGGCCCAGGTGCTCGCGCGGGCCGCTCTCGATGCCGTGGGGGCCGCCGGCGGGTACGCGGGCGGGATCTACCTGCGCTCCGGCACCGAGGGGCTCATGCTGATGGCGGCCGTGACCGGGCTCCCGGGTCCGCTGTTCCGCCCCTGGTGGCGGATGCAGGTGAACCGGCCCTACCCCGTCGCCGAGGCCTACCGGTCCGGCCAGTCCGTGCACCTGCCCGACGCGGAGTCGGCGATGCGGCGCTTCCCCCAGCTGATGGCCGGGCTGCCGTTCCCCTTCGGCTCGCTCTACGAGCCCGTGACCCGGGGCCGCGAGCGCTACGGCGTCCTCTTCGTGCTGCGCCCCGCGACCCCCGGGGTCCCGGTCGGACCCGGCGACCGGAAGCGGCTGCGCGCGGTGGCCACCCGGCTGGCCGGTGAGCTCGCGGCGCTCACCGCGGGCGGGGCCGAGGTGACCTGGGAGGGCGACCCGGTGTGCTTCCCCGGTCCGGGCCCGGCGGGCGACGCGGGGCGCGGCGGTGCGGGCGGGGCGGCGGGCGACGCGGCGGGCAGGGCGGCGGGCAGGAGGGCGGGCGACGCCACCGGCAGCGCCGCGGGCAGCACCGCCGAGAACCCCGCCACCGGCGCCCGCGCCGCCGTGGACCGGCTGGACCTGGCCGTCCTGTCCGTGGACCGGCAGGGCGTGATCGGCTTCACCAACTCCCGCGCCCGCTCCACCGCCACGACCCTGCTCGGCTCCGACGGGGCGGAACTCTCGGGGCGGGTCCTCTGGGAGGCCTTGCCCTGGCTCGGACACCCCGCCTACGAGGACCACTTCCGGGCCGCGTTCCTCGCCCCCGCTCCGGTGCACTTCCAAGCCGCCCCGCGCGGAGCCGGACCCTCCCCGCACTGGCTGTCGGTGGGGCTGCATCCCTCGATCGACGGGGTCACCGTCACCATCGCCCATTCCGAACCGCCCACGTACGCACCCGAGTCACTCGTGCGGCCGGGCACGGGGCTCGGCTCCTCCGGCCAGGGCTCGCCCGCCGACCGGGCCTCGGCCCTGTACCGGCCGGTGGCGCTGGCGATCGCGCTGACCGAGGCGGTGACCGCCCGCCAGGTGTCGATGGTGGTCACCGACGAGCTGCTCCCGGCCTTCGGCGGGCGGCAGTTGGCGATCTACCTGCTCGGTGAGGGGCATCTGCACCTGGCGTGGGAGACCGGTTTCCCCCAGGGATTCCTCGACCGGTTCGACGGGGTCGCGCTGGACGTGCGACTGCCCGGGGTGGAGACCCTCACCTCGGGCCGCCCGCTGTTCTTCGAGTCGATGCAGCACCTGGCCGCCGCCTATCCCGGGATCGAACTGGACTCCGCCGTCGGCGCCCGGGCCTTCCTCCCCCTGATCGCCTCCGGCCGGCCGGTCGGCTCGTGCATCCTCGGCTTCGACGCCCCGCGCGGCTTCAGCCCGGAGGAGCGTACGGTCCTCACGGCGCTGGCCGGGCTGATCGCGCAGGCGCTGGAGCGGGCCCGGCGCTACGACAGCGAAGCGGCGCTGGCCCGCGGGCTCCAGGCGGCCCTGCTCCCGCACCGGCTGCCGGTCCGCGAGAACGTGGTCACGGTGGGGCGGTACCTGCCCGGCACCGCCGGGATGGACGTGGGCGGCGACTGGTACGACGTCATCGAGACGGCCGGCGGACGGCTCGCGCTGGTCATCGGCGACGTCCAGGGCCACGGGGTGGCCGCCGCGGCCACGATGGGCCAACTCCGCAGCGCGGTACGGGCCTTCGCGCTCAGCGGCAACGAGCCGGAGCAGGTGATGCGCGGCACGAACGAACTGCTCATCGACCTCGACCCGGGCCAGTTCGCGAGCTGCTGCTACGTCCTCCTCGACCCGGCGACCGGCCTCGCCCTGGCCGTCCGGGCCGGGCACCCCCAGCCGCTGCTGCGGCATCCGGGCGGCCGGACGGAGGTGCTGGACCTGCCGGGCGGGATGGTGCTCGGCATCGACGCCGAGGCCGTGTACCCGGTGACCCGGCTGTGGATCGAGCCGGCGGCGGTGCTCGCCCTCTACACCGACGGGCTGGTCGAGATTCCCGGTGCGGACATCGACGTGGGGGTGGAGCGGCTGCGCGCCGCGCTGGCGGACGCCGGTCCCGCGCCGCTGACCGAGACGGCGGACAGGCTGGTCGCCGAGGCGGGGCACTCCACCGACCGCCCGGACGACATCGCCCTGCTGCTGGCGTCCCGCACGTCCGCCCCCGAGGTCCCCCTCGCGGCGGCCACCACGGCGGACCCGGACGGGGCCGTCCCCCACGAGGCCCGGGGCGCGGGGGACGGCCCGCGCCCGGAGCCCCGTAGGACGGCCCCGTAG
- a CDS encoding FeoA family protein — protein MPSLYDSRPGTTVRITGIDPGQAGGSRRRLLEFGFVPGADVTVIARGATGGLLVGLGDTRVALDTRTAGRLRCAG, from the coding sequence GTGCCGTCGCTCTACGACAGCCGTCCAGGGACGACCGTACGCATCACGGGGATCGATCCCGGTCAGGCAGGGGGGAGCAGGCGCCGGCTCCTGGAGTTCGGCTTCGTGCCCGGCGCGGACGTCACCGTGATCGCCCGGGGCGCCACCGGCGGCCTGCTCGTCGGGCTCGGGGACACCCGGGTCGCGCTGGACACCCGTACCGCCGGCCGGCTGAGGTGCGCCGGATGA
- the feoB gene encoding ferrous iron transport protein B, with amino-acid sequence MSCHATGAGAGATATPERWTGLPFVALVGNPNVGKSTLFNALTGAHQRVGNWPGKTVCVAQGDWRTAGGRPLRVADLPGSYSLLPDSPDEALVRDVLTAPEGERPDAVVFALDAANPARNLYLLSQILDTDIPVVVALTMTDVAARRGAPPGPEALARELALPVVRVEGRSGTGLDLLADAVCEALDAEAPRRARTSAWAVGSPVAAELAELAAAASGLTPHPARWLAAGLLCGEEPPEVPAELARRAGAAADRLAEAEAEAGEGADAGEGDIDAELLVAEARYAWAHAVIERAAPRPAGARPTLTDRVDRLLLSRGFGIPFFLAVMWGVFEATTVLAKPLQDGLGDFVSGPVSGGADRLLEALHAPGWLTGLLVDGLINGVGQLLTFVPLMIIMFLLLALLEDSGYFARAAFVADRLMRTLKLPGRAFLPLVVGFGCNVPALAGTRILNRRSHRLLVGLLIPYMSCTARLAVYVMIAGVFFGSNSGTVVFFLYVASVLLVLGMGLILRPLLFRGMKEEPLVLELPPYRLPTLRVTGAQVRQKLAAFLRTAGGIIVATAAAVWLLMAIPAAAGHGGFGKVDVEQSAFGTVTRATAPLVAPAGFGDWHATAALGTGLIAKEGVISTLAQTYSAEEDGDPQLTASLHATFEESSGGHQRAAALAFLVFILAYTPCFATLAAQRAEIGTRLTVIGFGIQLTAAWLLAVGVFQIARLVW; translated from the coding sequence ATGAGCTGTCACGCCACGGGGGCCGGGGCGGGTGCCACCGCCACGCCGGAGCGGTGGACCGGTCTGCCGTTCGTCGCCCTCGTCGGCAACCCCAACGTCGGCAAGTCCACCCTCTTCAACGCCCTCACCGGCGCCCATCAGCGCGTCGGCAACTGGCCGGGCAAGACCGTCTGCGTCGCCCAGGGCGACTGGCGCACCGCAGGGGGCCGCCCGCTGCGCGTCGCCGACCTGCCCGGCTCCTACAGCCTGCTGCCCGACTCCCCGGACGAGGCGCTGGTGCGCGACGTGCTGACGGCGCCGGAGGGGGAGCGGCCCGACGCCGTGGTCTTCGCGCTCGACGCGGCCAACCCGGCCCGCAACCTCTACCTGCTCTCGCAGATCCTCGACACCGACATCCCCGTCGTCGTCGCGCTCACCATGACCGACGTCGCCGCCCGGCGCGGCGCGCCCCCCGGCCCGGAGGCGCTGGCCCGCGAGCTCGCGCTGCCCGTCGTACGGGTGGAGGGACGCTCCGGGACCGGGCTGGACCTGCTCGCCGACGCGGTGTGCGAAGCCCTGGACGCGGAGGCCCCGCGCCGTGCGCGCACCTCCGCCTGGGCCGTCGGCTCGCCGGTGGCGGCCGAACTGGCGGAGCTGGCCGCGGCGGCCTCCGGGCTGACCCCGCACCCCGCGCGGTGGCTGGCCGCCGGCCTGCTCTGCGGCGAGGAGCCGCCCGAGGTCCCGGCGGAGCTGGCCCGGCGGGCCGGGGCGGCGGCGGACCGCCTCGCGGAGGCGGAGGCGGAGGCGGGGGAGGGCGCGGACGCGGGGGAGGGCGACATCGACGCCGAGCTCCTCGTCGCCGAGGCCCGCTACGCCTGGGCGCACGCGGTCATCGAACGCGCGGCGCCCCGCCCGGCCGGGGCCCGGCCCACCCTCACCGACCGGGTCGACCGGCTGCTGCTGTCCCGGGGCTTCGGCATCCCGTTCTTCCTCGCCGTCATGTGGGGCGTCTTCGAGGCCACCACCGTGCTGGCCAAACCCCTCCAGGACGGCCTCGGCGACTTCGTCTCCGGACCCGTCAGCGGGGGAGCCGACCGGCTGCTGGAAGCCCTCCACGCGCCTGGCTGGCTGACCGGACTGCTGGTCGACGGCCTGATCAACGGGGTGGGCCAGCTGCTCACCTTCGTGCCGCTGATGATCATCATGTTCCTGTTGCTGGCCCTGCTGGAGGACTCCGGCTACTTCGCCCGAGCCGCCTTCGTCGCCGACCGCCTGATGCGCACGCTGAAGCTGCCCGGCCGGGCCTTCCTGCCGCTCGTCGTCGGCTTCGGCTGCAACGTCCCGGCCCTCGCAGGCACCCGGATCCTCAACCGCCGCTCGCACCGGCTGCTCGTCGGCCTGCTCATCCCGTACATGAGCTGCACCGCCCGCCTCGCCGTCTACGTGATGATCGCGGGCGTCTTCTTCGGCTCGAACAGCGGCACCGTCGTCTTCTTCCTCTACGTGGCCTCCGTGCTGCTGGTCCTCGGCATGGGGCTGATCCTGCGGCCCCTGCTGTTCCGCGGCATGAAGGAGGAACCCCTCGTCCTGGAGCTGCCCCCGTACCGGCTGCCCACCCTGCGGGTCACCGGCGCGCAGGTCCGGCAGAAGCTCGCCGCCTTCCTGCGCACCGCCGGCGGCATCATCGTCGCGACCGCGGCCGCCGTCTGGCTCCTCATGGCGATCCCGGCCGCGGCCGGCCACGGAGGCTTCGGCAAGGTCGACGTCGAACAGAGCGCGTTCGGTACGGTCACCCGCGCCACGGCGCCCCTCGTGGCCCCGGCCGGCTTCGGCGACTGGCACGCCACGGCGGCGCTCGGCACCGGCCTGATCGCCAAGGAGGGCGTGATCTCCACCCTCGCCCAGACCTACTCGGCCGAGGAGGACGGCGATCCCCAGCTCACCGCGAGCCTGCACGCCACCTTCGAGGAGTCCTCCGGCGGGCACCAGCGGGCGGCCGCGCTCGCCTTCCTGGTCTTCATCCTGGCCTAC